One genomic segment of Oleidesulfovibrio alaskensis DSM 16109 includes these proteins:
- the rnfB gene encoding RnfABCDGE type electron transport complex subunit B, whose protein sequence is MVVTSVLSLLALGFVAACVLAAASRVFYVEEDPRVEAVLDALPGANCGGCGFAGCEAYAQAVLADPSVSAGLCCAGGPEVAHKVGELSGKAAGDDEPLVSFRRCVKDEGKVASRYGYEGFASCTAAAMIEDGPDACRFSCIGYGDCVRGCPFDAMYIENGLVHIDEEKCTSCGACIRICPRNILELIPRRARVMVYCSTQDKMKAVMNVCEAGCINCAKCVKKCPANAITQEGGKIMIDQKACLAFGPECGEACVEACPRNILRHTCPTAKVRLAELKAQDAAQDEASA, encoded by the coding sequence ATGGTCGTAACATCCGTGCTTTCCCTGCTGGCGCTCGGTTTTGTCGCAGCCTGTGTGCTGGCGGCCGCTTCCCGGGTTTTTTATGTAGAGGAAGATCCGCGCGTTGAAGCTGTGCTGGACGCCCTGCCGGGCGCTAACTGCGGCGGCTGCGGTTTTGCCGGCTGTGAAGCGTATGCCCAGGCTGTGCTGGCCGATCCTTCGGTCAGTGCCGGGCTGTGCTGCGCAGGCGGTCCGGAAGTGGCCCACAAGGTGGGTGAGCTTTCCGGCAAGGCCGCAGGCGATGATGAACCGCTGGTTTCTTTCCGGCGCTGTGTAAAAGATGAAGGTAAGGTGGCATCCCGTTACGGGTACGAGGGATTTGCATCCTGCACTGCCGCGGCAATGATCGAAGACGGCCCCGACGCGTGCCGTTTTTCGTGCATCGGCTACGGCGACTGCGTGCGCGGGTGCCCCTTTGACGCCATGTATATAGAAAACGGCCTTGTGCATATTGACGAAGAAAAATGCACAAGCTGCGGCGCATGCATCCGCATATGCCCGCGCAATATTCTGGAACTCATCCCGCGCCGTGCGCGTGTCATGGTTTACTGCTCAACGCAGGATAAAATGAAGGCCGTGATGAACGTGTGCGAAGCAGGCTGCATCAACTGCGCAAAATGCGTCAAGAAGTGTCCGGCAAACGCCATAACGCAGGAAGGCGGCAAGATCATGATTGATCAGAAAGCCTGCCTCGCGTTCGGGCCGGAATGCGGTGAAGCCTGTGTGGAAGCGTGCCCGCGCAACATTCTGCGCCATACATGCCCCACAGCCAAAGTCAGGCTGGCCGAGCTGAAAGCGCAGGACGCGGCTCAGGATGAGGCTTCCGCCTGA
- a CDS encoding FAD:protein FMN transferase, protein MEKNTASRRQFIQTCGLLGLSVAAGAALPAVAGAARIGGEHTVTQTRLQMGTLVTLTAVHTSRLQAEEALGRAFEEIDRLAAVFSRYDSTTPVYVLNRDGRVSGIGPELKEVMDRALRFGSLTDNAFNITVKPVVDLFSSRQNLAGSVQLSQEDVSHALSLVDARGVQLGRDSIRLQREGMGVTLDGIAKGYIVDKASSVLSACGVRNHMINAGGDIRTSGEKAGGKPWVIAIQDPDKKRNYPATIALRDGAIATSGGYEVFYDRKRMYSHLVSPATGSSPHSVLSVSVTAPTVMEADTLATAVYVMQARSGLQFMDSLTGRECLILGRNGAAYTSRNWAKA, encoded by the coding sequence ATGGAAAAAAATACCGCATCCAGAAGACAGTTTATCCAGACATGCGGTCTGCTGGGGCTTTCCGTGGCGGCAGGGGCAGCTTTGCCCGCTGTGGCCGGCGCCGCACGCATAGGCGGTGAGCACACCGTAACCCAGACGCGTCTGCAGATGGGCACCCTTGTGACGCTGACAGCCGTTCATACCTCGCGCCTGCAGGCCGAGGAGGCTCTGGGGCGTGCTTTTGAAGAAATAGACAGGCTTGCCGCCGTGTTCAGCCGGTACGACAGCACCACCCCCGTGTATGTGCTTAACCGTGACGGAAGGGTCTCAGGCATCGGGCCTGAACTTAAGGAAGTGATGGACCGCGCGCTGCGTTTCGGCAGCCTGACGGATAATGCGTTCAACATTACGGTGAAGCCTGTGGTCGACCTGTTCAGCAGCCGGCAGAACCTTGCCGGCAGCGTGCAGCTTTCTCAGGAAGACGTGTCGCATGCGCTTAGTCTTGTCGATGCGCGTGGTGTGCAGCTGGGGCGCGACAGCATCCGGCTGCAGCGCGAAGGAATGGGCGTGACGCTGGACGGCATTGCCAAAGGCTACATTGTAGACAAAGCTTCTTCCGTGCTTAGCGCCTGCGGCGTGCGCAATCATATGATCAACGCCGGCGGCGATATACGCACCAGCGGAGAAAAAGCCGGCGGCAAACCGTGGGTTATCGCCATTCAGGACCCTGATAAAAAGCGGAACTACCCCGCGACTATTGCCCTGCGTGATGGTGCCATTGCCACTTCCGGAGGTTATGAGGTCTTTTACGACCGCAAACGCATGTACAGCCATCTGGTAAGCCCCGCCACCGGCAGCAGCCCGCACAGCGTGCTCAGTGTGTCGGTGACGGCTCCCACCGTGATGGAGGCAGATACACTGGCTACTGCGGTGTATGTCATGCAGGCCCGCAGCGGTCTGCAGTTCATGGACAGCCTTACGGGACGCGAATGTCTTATTCTGGGACGTAACGGGGCTGCCTATACATCGCGCAACTGGGCAAAAGCATAA
- a CDS encoding universal stress protein codes for MAFKKILLAVDGSSNSRFAMRHAVALARCSEGQVVLMHCFGEVPNLIGGAARTEIAAEMHKNAEEMIQVFREDLEREGVKFTVRIEHGKPSDTIVEVADDEKCDVIVMGSRGLNDFEGMLLGSVAHRVLSMSGVPVLVSR; via the coding sequence ATGGCGTTTAAAAAAATACTGCTGGCTGTGGACGGTTCCAGCAATTCCCGTTTTGCCATGCGTCACGCCGTGGCGCTGGCCAGATGCTCGGAAGGGCAGGTAGTGCTGATGCATTGTTTCGGCGAGGTGCCCAACCTTATCGGCGGTGCGGCCCGTACTGAAATTGCAGCCGAAATGCATAAGAATGCTGAAGAAATGATACAGGTCTTCCGCGAAGATCTGGAACGCGAAGGCGTGAAGTTTACCGTGCGCATCGAACACGGCAAGCCCAGCGACACCATTGTGGAAGTAGCCGATGACGAAAAGTGCGATGTAATAGTCATGGGTTCGCGTGGGCTGAATGATTTTGAAGGTATGCTGCTGGGCAGTGTGGCCCACCGGGTACTTTCCATGTCCGGCGTGCCGGTGCTCGTGTCGCGCTAG
- the cls gene encoding cardiolipin synthase, translating to MDFTLLSGLLVVINLCVSFTAAGHALLNKREPRASLGWVAVCLTFPLAGPLLYFVFGINRVRSKAERLNEENSARGTATKGRLHGGTHPFLPPGSMDDYLIAPVYRTLQRSGLAVTGMPLVGGNDVRIMHNGEQAYPRMIEAVECAEDSLYLATYIFETGPEGRRFIEALSSAAARGVDVRVLVDGVGELYAFPRAGTLLQRRGVRVARFLPPRLFPPQLSVNLRNHRKVLVADGQVGFTGGMNLGDRHMVDNPENRRPVVDIHFGFSGPVVAQLQEAFLDDWGFATGEYTLPRRVTEEPCGDTLCRVVKGGPGQDIDRISALMTGVISSACRSVRIMTPYFLPSGDLISAMQAAALRGVRVDVVLPGKNNLPAVHWATRNMLWQLLRFGVHVYYQPGPFVHSKIMLIDGSYAQVGSANLDPRSLRLNFELNVEIFDTSVVRPLVRHFDNVRRNARSITLSELENRSLPVRMRDAAFWLFTPYL from the coding sequence ATGGATTTCACTCTTCTCAGCGGCCTGCTGGTGGTGATCAACCTGTGCGTGTCGTTCACCGCTGCGGGCCATGCCCTGCTGAACAAGCGGGAGCCCAGAGCCTCTCTCGGGTGGGTGGCGGTGTGCCTTACCTTTCCTCTGGCGGGGCCGTTGCTCTATTTCGTGTTCGGCATCAACCGTGTGCGCAGCAAGGCAGAACGGTTGAATGAAGAAAATTCGGCCAGAGGCACCGCCACAAAAGGGCGGCTGCACGGCGGAACCCATCCCTTTCTGCCGCCCGGCTCCATGGACGATTATCTTATTGCGCCGGTCTACCGCACGCTGCAGCGTTCCGGTCTGGCTGTCACCGGAATGCCGCTGGTGGGCGGTAACGATGTGCGCATCATGCATAACGGCGAGCAGGCCTACCCCCGCATGATCGAAGCGGTGGAATGTGCCGAAGACTCACTGTACCTTGCCACATATATTTTTGAAACCGGTCCGGAAGGCCGGCGCTTTATCGAAGCTCTGAGCTCCGCTGCGGCACGGGGCGTTGATGTGCGTGTGCTGGTGGACGGCGTGGGCGAGCTGTACGCCTTTCCCCGCGCTGGAACCCTGCTGCAGCGGCGGGGAGTGCGCGTGGCGCGTTTCCTTCCGCCTCGTCTTTTTCCTCCCCAGCTTAGTGTCAATCTGCGCAACCACCGCAAGGTGCTGGTGGCCGACGGGCAGGTAGGCTTTACCGGCGGCATGAATCTGGGTGACAGGCATATGGTGGACAATCCGGAAAACAGACGCCCCGTGGTGGACATTCATTTCGGATTTTCCGGCCCTGTGGTGGCCCAGCTGCAGGAAGCTTTTCTGGATGACTGGGGGTTTGCCACCGGCGAATATACGCTGCCCCGCCGCGTGACGGAAGAGCCGTGCGGCGATACGCTGTGCCGCGTGGTCAAAGGCGGTCCCGGGCAGGATATCGACCGTATTTCGGCTTTGATGACGGGCGTCATCTCCAGTGCGTGCCGCTCGGTACGCATCATGACTCCGTATTTTCTGCCGTCCGGCGATCTGATAAGCGCCATGCAGGCAGCTGCCCTGCGTGGGGTGCGGGTGGATGTGGTGCTGCCCGGAAAAAATAATCTGCCGGCAGTGCACTGGGCCACACGCAACATGCTGTGGCAGCTGCTGCGGTTCGGGGTGCATGTCTACTACCAGCCCGGCCCTTTTGTACATTCCAAGATCATGCTCATCGACGGCAGTTACGCGCAGGTGGGGTCTGCCAATCTGGACCCCCGCAGCCTGCGGCTTAATTTCGAGCTGAATGTGGAGATATTTGATACGTCCGTCGTGCGTCCGCTGGTAAGGCATTTCGACAACGTGCGGCGCAATGCGCGCAGCATAACCCTGAGCGAACTGGAAAACCGTTCCCTGCCGGTGCGTATGCGCGATGCCGCATTCTGGCTGTTCACCCCGTATTTGTAG
- a CDS encoding zinc dependent phospholipase C family protein, with translation MKHGDKIVRRGATPGAGRTGRWPLAVAFSIFMLLLLPDAAMAWGPGVHMACSEWLFANLTLLPAGVATVISAYESVFRYGALSADIFIGKGCAVTPGHSHNWETAHTLLRSADSPRLKAYAYGYLSHLAADTVAHNHYVPNSMCSTGGSKLSHVYVEMLADCMVPWNRGTAGALYRLGSAEADRVLRAAVTPQRVPFFVKKQIFMGSVALCGHRRWRRSVKLVDRVLPFGMNAVYLAEMLNVSLRAVVDVLSDPFGSVVTGIDPIGEHNLAAIRSRTQGGAVRRALRGLRTVRRGRSGTVAGGCEGVLFPLDPRLASLDFPAGRTACQAA, from the coding sequence ATGAAGCATGGTGATAAAATTGTACGGCGCGGCGCAACGCCCGGCGCCGGACGCACTGGCAGATGGCCTCTGGCGGTGGCTTTCAGTATTTTCATGCTGCTGCTTCTGCCTGATGCGGCCATGGCATGGGGACCGGGGGTGCACATGGCCTGTTCCGAGTGGCTGTTTGCCAACCTGACCCTGCTGCCTGCCGGTGTGGCTACTGTTATTTCCGCGTATGAGTCGGTTTTCCGCTACGGGGCGCTCAGTGCCGATATTTTCATAGGCAAAGGATGTGCCGTCACCCCCGGTCACAGCCACAACTGGGAAACCGCACACACGCTGCTGCGCAGTGCCGACTCGCCCCGTCTTAAAGCCTATGCCTACGGCTATCTTTCTCATCTTGCGGCGGATACGGTGGCCCACAACCACTATGTGCCCAACAGCATGTGCAGTACAGGCGGCAGCAAGCTGAGTCATGTTTATGTCGAAATGCTGGCCGATTGCATGGTTCCGTGGAACAGAGGCACGGCAGGCGCATTGTACCGGCTGGGTTCGGCCGAGGCAGACAGGGTGCTGCGGGCCGCTGTGACGCCGCAGCGGGTGCCTTTTTTTGTTAAAAAGCAGATTTTTATGGGCAGTGTGGCCTTGTGTGGCCATCGGCGCTGGCGCCGGTCGGTCAAGCTTGTGGACAGAGTGCTGCCTTTCGGCATGAATGCTGTTTATCTGGCTGAAATGCTCAATGTCTCGCTGCGGGCCGTTGTGGATGTTCTTTCCGACCCCTTCGGTTCGGTGGTGACGGGCATTGACCCCATAGGCGAGCACAATCTGGCAGCCATACGCAGCCGGACGCAGGGAGGCGCCGTCAGGCGGGCTTTGCGCGGGTTGCGAACCGTCCGGAGGGGCCGTTCCGGCACGGTTGCCGGCGGATGTGAAGGGGTATTGTTTCCTCTTGACCCGCGTCTTGCGTCACTAGATTTTCCGGCCGGTCGTACTGCCTGTCAGGCTGCGTGA
- a CDS encoding glycosyltransferase family 4 protein, with protein MPEPVLVIVKYCDPSTGGEGVAYRFCRYMQSRGVPFQLVCGRNKEPHGPLAEHVVELGMLRPTRLLKYASFFRRAERYIACTRGVPFSFEYVRGAAIVRQTGVHATFLRRSLEGLPEKEKRRKMRSRWWNLYNRYVPAQERRVLDSAELQRILVPSGMTRDEVCQSYPQHCHKVTVIHNGVDTERFHPADEAARVAARERYWPGAGARRIVGFAGNIFMRKGLAHCIGSLRGLPEDVVLLVAGGDNAAPYRQQAAALGVEHRVRFAGAVADMPQFFHALDAFCLPTRYDPFGLVIAEAVAAGVPVVTSHLAGSAEIVQDGVTGAVCRSLDDSAVAQAVDKALRLDRSGIAASAPDERDMFARYLALADDVRAARRPVRP; from the coding sequence ATGCCGGAACCAGTTCTGGTCATTGTGAAATATTGCGATCCTTCCACAGGCGGCGAAGGGGTGGCCTATCGTTTCTGCCGGTATATGCAGAGCCGCGGGGTTCCTTTTCAGCTTGTCTGCGGCAGAAACAAGGAACCGCACGGTCCGCTGGCGGAGCACGTGGTGGAACTGGGTATGCTGCGGCCCACAAGGCTGCTCAAATATGCATCGTTTTTCCGCAGGGCAGAACGGTACATCGCCTGTACGCGCGGGGTGCCTTTTTCGTTTGAATATGTCCGCGGTGCCGCCATTGTGCGGCAGACAGGCGTACATGCCACTTTTCTCAGGCGTTCGCTGGAGGGCCTGCCCGAAAAGGAAAAACGCCGTAAAATGCGCAGCCGGTGGTGGAATCTGTACAACAGATATGTTCCCGCACAGGAACGCCGAGTCCTTGATTCCGCCGAGCTGCAACGCATTCTGGTGCCTTCGGGCATGACACGGGACGAGGTGTGCCAAAGCTATCCGCAGCATTGCCACAAGGTGACCGTCATTCATAACGGGGTGGACACGGAACGCTTTCATCCCGCGGATGAGGCGGCGCGCGTGGCTGCGCGCGAACGGTACTGGCCCGGTGCGGGCGCACGGCGCATAGTGGGGTTTGCGGGCAATATATTTATGCGCAAGGGACTGGCCCATTGTATAGGCAGTCTGCGCGGTCTGCCCGAAGATGTGGTGCTGCTGGTGGCAGGCGGTGATAATGCCGCCCCGTACAGACAGCAGGCCGCTGCGCTGGGCGTGGAGCACAGGGTCCGCTTTGCCGGAGCCGTGGCCGATATGCCGCAGTTTTTTCATGCGCTGGATGCCTTCTGTCTGCCCACCCGCTACGATCCGTTCGGTCTGGTCATAGCCGAAGCCGTGGCGGCAGGAGTGCCCGTTGTTACATCGCATCTGGCCGGCAGTGCGGAGATTGTGCAGGACGGCGTGACCGGTGCGGTATGCCGTTCTCTGGATGACAGTGCCGTGGCGCAGGCCGTGGATAAGGCCCTGAGGCTGGACAGATCCGGTATTGCCGCTTCGGCCCCTGACGAGCGCGATATGTTCGCCCGCTATCTGGCGCTGGCAGATGACGTGCGTGCCGCACGCCGACCCGTCAGGCCATGA
- a CDS encoding glycosyltransferase, with protein MHIVYVIGGLFRGGIENWLLNITPCLQREGCRVTVVNMTGKGDLVPLFAEAGVSVVNVGRRGLPAGTHRLDTTLRLRRLLRRLQPDVIQTMHFAANYHTRLAAAGTGVPVITNIRTMARETKPVRRIMNKLLSARTAMFVSVSQAVDAVVQQDHNLFRAPSRVVYNGIPEGHFSAAAADAGTLVPQGAPVLVTACRLVPVKNMDFFLRVFRKITADVPDAFFVLMGDGGERAALEQQAGELGIASQVVFTGMRSDVPAVLKGLCDRRSVFVMPSRWEGFPNAALEALACGVPLVVSDTVPVKEVTEDAAVVLPLDEDVWADGLTALLNDPQRLDAMRAKGSAVAERFRFSAHVAEWKQLYTDVVRQAAR; from the coding sequence ATGCATATTGTATACGTTATCGGCGGACTTTTCCGCGGAGGCATAGAAAACTGGCTGCTGAACATCACGCCCTGCCTGCAGCGCGAAGGCTGCCGCGTTACCGTGGTCAACATGACAGGAAAGGGTGATCTGGTGCCGCTGTTTGCGGAGGCGGGCGTGTCCGTGGTCAACGTGGGAAGGCGCGGTCTGCCGGCAGGCACACACCGGCTGGATACGACACTGAGGCTGCGGCGCCTGCTGCGCCGTTTGCAGCCGGATGTTATACAGACCATGCATTTTGCCGCCAATTACCATACCCGGCTTGCCGCGGCGGGCACCGGAGTGCCTGTCATCACCAACATACGCACCATGGCCCGCGAGACCAAGCCGGTGCGCAGAATAATGAACAAGCTTCTTTCGGCGCGCACAGCCATGTTTGTCTCTGTATCACAGGCCGTTGATGCCGTGGTGCAGCAGGATCACAACCTGTTCCGCGCACCTTCGCGGGTGGTGTACAACGGTATTCCCGAGGGGCATTTCAGCGCTGCTGCGGCGGATGCGGGTACTCTGGTGCCGCAGGGGGCGCCTGTGCTGGTGACGGCATGCAGGCTGGTGCCGGTGAAGAATATGGACTTTTTTCTGCGCGTCTTCCGGAAAATAACCGCCGATGTGCCTGATGCGTTCTTTGTGCTGATGGGCGACGGCGGCGAGCGTGCGGCGCTGGAACAGCAGGCCGGAGAACTGGGCATTGCGTCACAGGTTGTTTTTACGGGTATGCGCAGCGATGTGCCCGCGGTGCTGAAGGGGCTTTGCGACCGGCGCAGTGTTTTTGTCATGCCCTCCCGCTGGGAAGGCTTTCCCAACGCAGCGCTGGAAGCCTTGGCCTGCGGGGTGCCGCTGGTTGTTTCCGATACTGTGCCGGTAAAGGAAGTTACGGAGGATGCCGCCGTTGTGCTGCCGCTGGATGAAGACGTATGGGCGGATGGCCTGACAGCCCTGCTGAATGACCCGCAGCGGCTTGATGCCATGCGTGCAAAGGGGAGCGCCGTGGCGGAGCGGTTCAGATTTTCGGCGCACGTGGCGGAATGGAAACAGCTGTATACCGATGTTGTCCGTCAGGCGGCCCGCTGA